A single window of Butyricicoccus intestinisimiae DNA harbors:
- a CDS encoding SpaA isopeptide-forming pilin-related protein, which yields MTGKNRGKRAISFLLLLCLLVPMFHRSIGMDAKADNATDTVTITLHDLYIDRKEALPDGTKLADCLKASEHARKIQVPKGTTLKKALTENNVTLGTKSLKATGVYKKEVTPDEHAMTSVANARECVWYTRADSADGNGNGGVDGNNPRTKLDKSTAIDKDIHLYTYSYRLRLITAKDTYKDLIVREGQSKGIVYGSDTNTANTAISSFLSSTEALSWTDVNEGKPLETTVLSNGLTRNYTLRASGVNAPTKEIPCYVAVNGAWKQIYTINMDTNRVDVWGRTGPALNYYVTDAELKTAYSDYGFGEDVIFEGNPTSKDKNGYFPFAYGDDKRLYNRQMPKQAEESGQFRVPLVEDTKDIKKNLAIYYTPHSTTGYVTTDNADILKNNSFYTISVDEADKSKFSDTVTLPDTKILSGGEATFELPSKDKDGNTVTWYTEKGSDVTAISKKDENTVTVTVKGINEQVLLTTDKSKAEGLKVHCFVLIDQQPVKVGLLTTTKTQSDTSWGTGKNDTRYYITPAQAETVYEKYGFNANQYTPDTTDTQKFNFAIGFYDQNITIYDNSARMWANIVPIKVDDEYKIPMISKDDGEAYGSCSVYYIPNNTKEKNFWTKDITIDTHSFTTSTDFLKSNSFYTVSAQDDAGKFSGTAMPEKQCILNGKSVTMTLPYKEGVKWYANGIQVRPENINDDKANYTVTVNQKTTFTTEVPPLPINAYVVIDDKWTPIADEWTWDSTANKFTGGKLTIPENQTTVVGNNERYYITETQLKQIFAAYDPSITIGNENHFAHEMIRPKDPSKIWADTDVVTVNGAKCIPLYQTSNKNNGATIYYTPKEKGGKNGLVKNDPDALKANCLKYSISANNKKGYPYVNTSLELPEKAFFDTEAKNVSITLPNFSESAIQWVAKNTNGEDCTTQFTQTVNESDHTTTYTLNQTDGIRQQYIFEPKNANQKLRVVYNTDVKKSLENIFSETGRKDHQTVVQPCSIKGSTTYTTPEIQKDAAPHTVLRPDDDYAVVNDTKYSKQYYYTFDCWEVTTVGGGKKTIQADTALDYDTLQEYANEDAEVQLQAKWKLQDKKGRPDSVNFFVGLSCEILDYGGNTKPQPKENFTKDSVYSTRIHGTDDVIGYDLKDEKENKSGIYVADAASPKTAFDLDEDLRNAAKNIPLRVTSDDKSIYYCPLDKGVNEAKITVDSMPTDEEIFRKIRNSKEEVYKSDPNNPDNKVIIPKENLTTDKYAIRWYVLKYQNSDGWHIDGVLVEKNAKVIIKKTFVGDKEAIDEVKKNNYSITVTKSNDTSDTRTLTLKAASSSDSTSLGYTTYDEATDTYTWVVEGYQGEQYTVKEHNYTAKDITSEETSRAGALEKAFTSTSRYSIHNAENHEHDTNGDKPYTDEGVSVTMDAYAADIDAQYYQTVHLTNIYAQAGILTLSKADRVTGHGLGNVQFKLSNKNGSPLELLRRPNTNQYSVKTQQAEKLDYTKPVPDNIVQTDANGYVQLRLPPLIDGDTSDVSYKGEYYLEEILPEGYTGAKKISITVTDQGKVRFTIVAYDDNNNNTTGTWLDNTQNNAPILYNTSKMLTTVTAVKKWTATTLDDSKVPVTVQLCRNGRPLENVSDKVYTQILNVDNHWQYTWKNLPLYVDGEIAKYSLRELSIGNTKYDANVINDYDTDGYEEYQVIKDATKYYEGKDSPIGSDGTVDESKFKHTLAAWKDNSGKMHYSNHALLVIRNAPVSADISFEKVDAEHGRALANAEFTLYSDEQCTKMVTGEGFKNPEISYPDFGTVQFTKLPAGTYYFKETKAPPGYKMDDTIYKAVIRNGKTDITPMPKGREEASKQSNGVTVTNVSKMKLTIKKVDMDGKLITSSPATFKIQEGTDSTKIQQTESGEITLSNIAEGEQYIFEVSAPAGYKTLDTHVTLEIANGEIKSIEENPDEDHWVLQRYGDCSYTLTVKNEPLVSLPSAGGRGYPLALLLGAGLMCGASGLALWLRRRRNQ from the coding sequence TTGACGGGAAAGAACCGCGGAAAACGCGCGATATCTTTTTTGCTGCTGCTTTGTCTGCTAGTGCCGATGTTTCACCGCAGTATTGGCATGGACGCGAAAGCAGACAATGCAACCGACACGGTTACCATCACACTGCATGATTTATATATCGACCGAAAAGAAGCTCTGCCGGACGGAACAAAACTTGCTGATTGCCTGAAAGCATCTGAACACGCCCGCAAGATTCAAGTACCAAAGGGCACAACGTTAAAAAAAGCTCTGACAGAAAATAATGTAACACTCGGCACAAAGAGCCTGAAAGCTACCGGCGTGTACAAGAAAGAAGTTACGCCGGACGAACACGCCATGACTTCCGTTGCCAATGCCAGAGAATGCGTATGGTACACGCGCGCAGACAGCGCGGACGGCAATGGCAACGGCGGCGTAGACGGTAACAACCCGCGAACAAAGCTTGATAAGTCTACAGCAATTGACAAAGACATTCATTTATATACGTACTCATATCGCCTGCGGCTGATTACAGCGAAAGATACATACAAAGACCTGATTGTCCGCGAGGGACAGAGTAAAGGCATTGTATACGGTTCTGACACGAACACAGCGAATACAGCTATCAGCAGCTTTCTGTCGAGTACAGAGGCACTTTCTTGGACAGATGTTAACGAAGGGAAACCTTTAGAAACCACTGTCTTGTCAAACGGTCTGACCCGCAACTATACGCTTCGCGCGAGCGGCGTGAACGCGCCCACAAAGGAGATTCCGTGCTATGTCGCTGTGAACGGCGCATGGAAGCAAATTTATACCATTAATATGGACACCAACCGCGTGGACGTCTGGGGCAGAACCGGTCCGGCGCTCAATTACTATGTGACAGATGCCGAGCTAAAGACCGCATACAGCGACTACGGGTTTGGCGAGGATGTAATCTTTGAAGGGAACCCCACCAGCAAAGACAAAAACGGTTATTTTCCATTTGCTTATGGTGATGACAAGCGATTATACAATCGCCAGATGCCAAAGCAGGCGGAAGAAAGTGGCCAGTTCCGCGTTCCTCTTGTAGAGGACACCAAGGACATTAAGAAAAATCTGGCGATTTATTACACCCCGCACAGCACCACAGGTTATGTGACGACAGACAATGCCGATATCCTCAAGAACAATTCGTTCTATACGATTTCCGTTGATGAGGCAGACAAGAGCAAGTTCTCTGATACTGTCACCCTTCCGGATACGAAAATTTTGAGCGGCGGAGAAGCGACATTTGAGCTGCCTTCCAAGGATAAGGACGGAAACACCGTCACATGGTATACGGAAAAGGGCAGCGATGTAACTGCCATCTCAAAGAAAGATGAGAACACCGTAACCGTCACGGTCAAAGGTATTAACGAACAAGTGCTTTTGACCACGGATAAGTCGAAAGCGGAAGGCTTGAAGGTACATTGCTTCGTGCTGATTGACCAACAGCCGGTAAAGGTCGGCTTGCTGACAACAACGAAAACGCAATCCGATACTTCGTGGGGTACAGGAAAAAACGACACGCGTTATTATATCACGCCGGCGCAGGCGGAAACCGTATATGAAAAATACGGATTCAATGCGAATCAGTATACTCCGGATACAACGGATACCCAGAAATTCAATTTTGCGATTGGATTTTATGACCAAAACATTACCATCTATGATAACTCTGCCAGAATGTGGGCGAATATCGTGCCGATAAAAGTCGACGATGAATATAAAATCCCGATGATTTCTAAGGACGACGGAGAAGCGTATGGGAGTTGTTCCGTGTATTATATCCCGAACAATACGAAAGAAAAAAATTTTTGGACAAAAGATATCACCATAGATACGCACTCCTTTACGACTAGCACAGATTTTCTTAAAAGCAACAGCTTCTACACCGTCTCAGCGCAAGACGACGCGGGAAAATTCTCCGGCACTGCAATGCCGGAGAAGCAATGCATTTTGAACGGAAAGTCCGTCACAATGACCCTGCCGTACAAGGAAGGCGTAAAGTGGTATGCCAACGGCATCCAAGTGAGACCGGAGAATATCAATGACGACAAGGCGAACTATACCGTAACCGTCAACCAAAAGACCACTTTCACAACGGAGGTTCCGCCCCTGCCGATCAATGCGTATGTCGTGATTGATGACAAGTGGACACCGATAGCAGATGAGTGGACGTGGGACAGCACTGCCAACAAATTCACAGGCGGCAAACTGACGATACCGGAAAATCAAACGACTGTTGTGGGCAACAACGAGCGCTACTATATTACCGAGACACAATTAAAACAGATTTTTGCGGCATATGATCCTTCCATCACGATTGGAAACGAAAACCATTTCGCGCATGAAATGATTCGGCCAAAGGATCCCTCAAAAATCTGGGCGGATACAGATGTGGTCACAGTTAACGGTGCAAAATGTATCCCGTTGTATCAAACGTCGAATAAAAACAACGGCGCGACAATCTATTACACACCGAAAGAAAAAGGTGGAAAGAATGGGTTGGTAAAAAATGATCCAGACGCACTGAAAGCCAACTGTCTGAAATACTCGATATCCGCGAACAACAAAAAAGGCTATCCCTATGTCAATACAAGTTTAGAACTTCCAGAAAAAGCGTTCTTTGACACTGAAGCAAAAAATGTTTCTATTACCCTGCCAAACTTTTCAGAGAGTGCCATTCAATGGGTGGCAAAGAACACAAACGGCGAGGACTGCACAACTCAGTTTACACAGACCGTCAACGAATCAGATCACACTACAACCTACACGCTGAACCAAACAGACGGCATCCGGCAGCAGTATATCTTTGAACCGAAAAATGCCAATCAAAAGCTGCGCGTGGTGTATAACACCGATGTGAAGAAGTCACTGGAGAATATTTTTTCAGAGACCGGTCGAAAAGATCACCAAACAGTCGTGCAGCCATGCAGCATCAAGGGATCTACAACCTATACGACACCTGAAATACAGAAGGATGCGGCGCCGCACACGGTTTTGCGTCCGGATGACGACTATGCAGTGGTAAATGACACGAAATATTCCAAGCAATACTACTACACGTTTGACTGCTGGGAAGTGACCACAGTTGGAGGAGGAAAGAAAACGATTCAGGCGGACACTGCGCTGGATTACGATACGCTGCAGGAATATGCGAATGAGGACGCCGAGGTGCAGCTGCAGGCGAAGTGGAAGCTGCAAGATAAAAAAGGGCGTCCGGATTCCGTCAATTTTTTCGTCGGCTTAAGCTGTGAAATTCTGGACTATGGCGGCAATACAAAGCCACAGCCCAAAGAGAATTTTACAAAAGACTCCGTGTATTCCACCCGCATTCACGGCACGGATGACGTAATAGGCTATGATCTCAAGGATGAAAAGGAAAATAAATCAGGTATTTATGTTGCCGATGCGGCGAGCCCGAAAACCGCATTCGATTTGGATGAAGATCTCCGCAATGCGGCAAAGAATATACCGCTTCGCGTAACATCCGACGACAAGTCTATCTACTACTGTCCATTGGATAAAGGAGTTAACGAAGCGAAGATCACCGTTGACAGCATGCCGACAGATGAAGAAATTTTCAGAAAAATCCGAAACAGCAAGGAAGAGGTTTACAAATCTGACCCGAACAATCCGGACAACAAAGTAATCATTCCGAAAGAGAATCTGACCACGGACAAGTATGCGATTCGCTGGTACGTTCTAAAATATCAGAACTCGGACGGCTGGCACATTGACGGCGTGCTGGTCGAAAAAAACGCAAAGGTTATCATTAAAAAGACCTTTGTCGGCGACAAGGAAGCAATTGACGAGGTCAAGAAGAACAACTATTCGATTACCGTCACAAAAAGCAATGATACAAGCGACACTCGAACGCTGACGCTCAAGGCGGCGAGTTCGAGTGACAGTACAAGCCTTGGCTATACGACGTATGACGAAGCCACCGACACGTATACGTGGGTTGTCGAAGGATATCAGGGCGAGCAGTATACCGTCAAAGAGCACAATTACACGGCGAAGGATATAACGAGCGAGGAAACTTCCCGCGCCGGCGCGCTGGAAAAAGCGTTTACGTCCACCAGCCGCTACTCCATACACAACGCGGAGAATCACGAGCACGATACCAACGGCGATAAGCCGTATACGGACGAAGGCGTTTCGGTCACGATGGATGCGTATGCCGCCGACATTGATGCACAATACTACCAAACGGTACATCTGACCAACATCTATGCGCAGGCGGGCATCCTGACGCTGTCCAAGGCAGACAGAGTGACCGGTCATGGACTGGGCAACGTTCAGTTCAAGTTGAGCAATAAAAACGGTTCACCATTGGAATTGCTGCGCAGACCGAACACCAACCAGTATTCCGTCAAGACACAGCAGGCGGAAAAGCTCGACTATACGAAGCCGGTTCCGGACAACATTGTCCAGACCGATGCGAACGGCTATGTGCAGCTGCGCTTACCACCGCTGATCGATGGAGATACCTCGGATGTATCGTATAAAGGCGAGTACTATCTGGAAGAAATTCTTCCGGAGGGCTACACCGGCGCGAAAAAAATCTCCATTACCGTTACCGATCAAGGTAAAGTACGCTTTACAATCGTCGCGTATGATGACAACAACAACAATACCACGGGCACTTGGCTGGATAACACGCAGAACAACGCGCCGATTCTATACAACACGTCCAAGATGCTGACAACGGTTACCGCGGTGAAGAAGTGGACGGCCACAACCTTGGACGATTCCAAGGTTCCCGTCACCGTGCAGTTGTGCCGCAACGGCAGACCGCTGGAGAATGTCTCCGACAAGGTTTATACGCAGATATTGAATGTGGACAACCACTGGCAGTACACGTGGAAAAACCTTCCGCTGTATGTAGACGGAGAGATTGCGAAATATTCCCTGCGCGAGCTGTCCATCGGCAATACGAAGTACGATGCCAATGTCATCAACGACTACGACACCGACGGCTACGAGGAGTACCAGGTCATAAAGGACGCGACCAAATACTACGAGGGCAAAGATTCACCGATCGGGAGTGATGGCACGGTGGATGAATCGAAATTCAAACACACACTCGCCGCGTGGAAGGACAACAGCGGCAAGATGCACTATTCCAACCACGCACTGCTGGTTATCCGCAACGCGCCGGTATCGGCGGACATTTCGTTCGAGAAAGTCGATGCCGAGCACGGCCGTGCACTTGCCAATGCAGAATTTACGCTGTACAGTGATGAACAGTGCACGAAGATGGTAACGGGCGAAGGTTTCAAGAATCCGGAAATTTCATACCCAGACTTTGGAACCGTCCAATTCACCAAGCTTCCGGCGGGCACGTACTACTTCAAGGAGACCAAAGCTCCGCCGGGTTACAAGATGGACGACACGATTTACAAAGCGGTCATCCGAAACGGCAAGACGGACATCACACCGATGCCGAAGGGACGAGAAGAAGCATCCAAGCAGAGCAACGGCGTGACCGTCACCAATGTGTCAAAGATGAAGCTGACCATCAAGAAAGTCGATATGGACGGAAAGCTGATTACCAGCAGTCCTGCGACCTTCAAGATTCAAGAGGGCACCGATTCCACGAAGATACAGCAGACGGAAAGCGGTGAAATCACGCTGAGCAACATTGCGGAGGGCGAGCAGTACATCTTTGAAGTCTCCGCACCAGCGGGATACAAAACGCTGGATACCCATGTCACGCTGGAAATCGCAAACGGCGAAATCAAGAGTATTGAAGAAAATCCGGACGAAGATCATTGGGTATTGCAACGGTACGGCGACTGTTCGTACACGCTGACGGTCAAGAACGAACCGCTGGTTTCGCTCCCGTCTGCGGGCGGGCGCGGGTATCCGCTGGCATTGCTGCTCGGCGCGGGACTGATGTGCGGCGCGTCCGGTCTGGCGCTCTGGCTGCGCCGCCGGAGAAATCAATAG
- a CDS encoding SpaH/EbpB family LPXTG-anchored major pilin translates to MRKTIKRLGAVLLAMAMAVSVLCTGALAAETTYSITVNGKAGHTYQAYQIFTGTVSANGKTLSDIKWGTGVTPATLLSKLKENTAVSSYFKDITEADDNAEKIAEIIGKFKDSSQEAYAVADAVEASVTETLTSGTITDNATSTKITVSHAGYYLIKDANRSQDNNSETVYTRNILKIVEPNTTITTKDAVPSLKKTITGINTTVSDSENVEANTAGMGDKVNYKLTATVPDMSGYTSYTFKITDTMSKGLTFNKDVAITIDGTALEATDFEVSNVTTDDGNQTFTITIKDFINYKDNAGKNIIVTYSATLNEKADLSTAGNTNEAKITYSNDPNKPDSTGDTPTSKVKTYTTGLKLKKVANTAEGKTLNGAKFKISGTGSKVVLVNQTIYNKDDTTGTYYLLKNGTYTETIPTEENKNTYDSTTQKYKKIETVTKDTIPTNFETEAYVDTDGVLKIEGLGEGTYTITELVAPDGYNLLTKPITITISASNVTFNSCTWSIKNGDTDLNVDENDNTLYLLTVINNAGSTLPSTGGMGTKLFYTIGGILMAGAAIVLVVRKRRSDAE, encoded by the coding sequence ATGAGGAAAACAATCAAGCGGCTGGGAGCTGTGCTCCTTGCCATGGCAATGGCGGTCTCCGTGCTGTGCACGGGAGCGCTGGCGGCGGAGACGACGTATAGTATTACGGTAAATGGTAAAGCCGGACACACGTATCAGGCTTATCAGATTTTTACTGGTACAGTCTCTGCTAATGGTAAAACTTTGTCGGATATTAAATGGGGTACTGGCGTAACTCCTGCAACGTTGTTGTCGAAATTGAAGGAAAATACTGCCGTTAGTTCCTACTTTAAGGATATTACTGAGGCTGATGACAATGCGGAGAAGATTGCTGAAATAATCGGCAAATTTAAGGACAGCAGCCAAGAGGCATATGCAGTTGCAGATGCGGTTGAAGCAAGCGTAACTGAGACTTTAACAAGTGGAACGATTACTGACAATGCAACATCGACAAAAATTACTGTTAGTCATGCAGGCTATTACCTCATCAAGGATGCGAATAGATCTCAGGACAATAATAGTGAAACGGTGTACACTCGCAATATTCTGAAAATTGTAGAGCCGAATACTACGATTACCACTAAAGATGCAGTTCCATCTTTGAAAAAAACTATCACTGGTATCAATACAACTGTTTCCGATTCCGAGAATGTAGAAGCAAACACCGCTGGCATGGGTGATAAGGTTAATTATAAGTTAACTGCCACTGTTCCGGATATGAGCGGTTATACATCTTATACTTTTAAGATTACCGATACCATGTCTAAGGGTCTGACTTTTAACAAGGATGTTGCTATTACAATTGATGGAACAGCTTTAGAGGCTACAGATTTTGAAGTTAGCAATGTTACAACTGACGACGGTAATCAGACTTTTACTATTACTATTAAAGATTTTATTAACTATAAAGATAATGCTGGTAAGAATATTATTGTTACGTATTCTGCGACTTTGAATGAAAAGGCAGATCTTTCCACGGCTGGTAATACTAACGAAGCTAAGATCACGTATTCGAATGACCCAAATAAACCTGATTCGACTGGTGACACGCCGACATCTAAGGTTAAGACATATACCACAGGTCTGAAGTTGAAAAAGGTTGCAAATACGGCAGAAGGAAAAACTTTAAACGGTGCAAAGTTCAAAATTTCTGGTACTGGTTCCAAAGTGGTTCTTGTTAATCAGACAATCTATAACAAAGATGATACGACTGGAACGTATTATCTGCTGAAAAACGGTACATATACTGAAACAATTCCAACTGAGGAGAATAAGAATACATATGATTCCACAACTCAGAAGTACAAGAAGATTGAGACTGTAACTAAGGACACTATACCGACCAATTTTGAGACAGAAGCATATGTTGATACAGATGGTGTCCTGAAAATTGAAGGCCTTGGAGAAGGCACGTATACCATTACTGAGCTTGTTGCACCGGATGGATACAATTTATTAACTAAGCCTATTACTATTACAATTTCTGCATCAAACGTAACATTTAATTCTTGCACGTGGAGTATAAAGAATGGTGATACAGACTTAAATGTTGATGAAAACGATAATACGTTGTACTTATTGACAGTAATCAACAATGCTGGTTCCACCCTTCCGTCCACCGGCGGCATGGGCACGAAGCTGTTCTACACCATCGGCGGCATCCTGATGGCTGGCGCGGCAATCGTGCTGGTGGTCAGAAAGCGCCGTTCTGACGCAGAGTAA
- a CDS encoding class C sortase: MKQTKKAKQKKKGGSFSTVLLLVIFLVGLSVMLYPVVSSWWNSMHMSRAVAAYQEAVEDTSKAEREAMLAAADDYNRRLFERHAGIGTNLEDYQSVLDITGTGIMGYITIQKLDLELPIYHGMDANVLQVGVGHVSGSSLPVGGENTFSVLSGHRGMPDARLFTDIDQLVKGDIFIITVLDRKIAYQVDDISTVLPREVEELRIVAGKDYCTLVTCTPYGINTHRLLVRGHRVALPDNTELPTAQEKMQGLDWKIKLLAVILALLLLLGIVLLWRRRKRKKRKRREFGEEHPEHWEVVERIAAQPADRAAADKPRSRKRSHRHDKNRKPHD, translated from the coding sequence ATGAAGCAGACCAAGAAAGCAAAACAAAAGAAAAAGGGCGGTTCTTTTTCAACGGTTCTCTTACTTGTGATTTTCCTCGTGGGTCTCTCCGTTATGTTGTATCCTGTGGTAAGCAGCTGGTGGAACTCGATGCACATGTCGCGGGCAGTCGCGGCATATCAAGAAGCGGTCGAGGACACAAGCAAGGCGGAGCGCGAAGCGATGCTCGCCGCAGCAGACGACTACAATCGGCGTCTGTTCGAACGCCATGCCGGCATCGGCACAAATTTGGAGGACTATCAGTCTGTGCTGGATATCACCGGCACGGGCATCATGGGCTATATCACCATTCAAAAGCTGGATTTGGAACTGCCGATTTATCACGGCATGGACGCGAATGTCCTGCAAGTCGGTGTCGGGCATGTCTCCGGCAGCAGTCTGCCGGTCGGCGGCGAAAATACATTTAGCGTGCTGTCCGGTCATCGCGGCATGCCAGACGCGCGGCTGTTTACCGATATTGACCAGCTTGTCAAAGGTGATATCTTTATCATTACGGTCTTAGACCGCAAAATCGCGTATCAGGTGGATGATATCTCGACGGTTCTGCCGCGCGAAGTGGAAGAACTGCGCATCGTGGCGGGCAAGGATTACTGTACGCTCGTCACGTGCACGCCATACGGCATCAATACCCATCGGCTGCTTGTGCGCGGTCACCGCGTTGCCCTGCCGGACAACACCGAACTGCCGACGGCGCAGGAAAAAATGCAGGGCTTGGATTGGAAAATCAAGTTGCTGGCTGTGATTTTGGCGCTGTTGCTGCTGCTTGGCATCGTCCTACTGTGGCGCAGACGCAAAAGGAAAAAACGGAAAAGAAGGGAATTCGGTGAGGAACATCCTGAACATTGGGAAGTTGTCGAAAGAATTGCAGCTCAGCCTGCTGACCGCGCTGCTGCTGACAAGCCTCGCTCTCGCAAACGAAGCCATCGACACGACAAAAACCGGAAGCCTCACGATTGA
- a CDS encoding S-layer homology domain-containing protein: protein MKLKKTMLTLAMAATVATSAVAMPVAYAANPTTAITATTADTEQNKDTAANKVWVVDKEAYDEDYIAPDGYTRNEWIKCETCRQYFYYNPDGDNYYTDNGDHFYGGHIDPHTGETCTLKYVPTFSEENYKVHHDAVGHYEEIQVDQNTLTMQIGETATLKATITPEAETNTVKWSSDNTAVASVDDHGVVTAASEGTATITATSPNGAVVTVAVTVTEKKFQSKFTDVPADAYYADSVKWAEQNGVAAGTSETTFSPDQTCTRGQIATFMYRAYGNKVVVEDKTPFTDIADDAYYANAVKWAFKNGVTAGTSATTFSPDDSCTRAQVVQFLWNEAGNPEPKNVKTAFTDVSEDAWYAKAVAWAAENDITAGTSETTFSPNQTCTRAQIVTLLYNDFIR, encoded by the coding sequence ATGAAGCTGAAAAAGACGATGCTTACGCTCGCAATGGCAGCAACTGTTGCCACATCCGCTGTAGCTATGCCGGTGGCATATGCTGCAAATCCGACGACCGCAATTACCGCGACGACCGCAGACACGGAGCAGAACAAAGATACTGCAGCCAACAAGGTTTGGGTGGTAGACAAGGAAGCATATGATGAGGATTATATTGCGCCTGATGGATACACTCGTAATGAATGGATTAAGTGCGAGACTTGTCGGCAGTATTTCTATTATAATCCAGACGGAGATAATTATTACACAGACAATGGAGACCATTTCTATGGTGGACACATTGATCCGCATACAGGAGAAACCTGTACACTGAAGTACGTCCCGACCTTCAGTGAGGAGAATTACAAGGTTCACCATGATGCCGTAGGCCACTATGAGGAGATCCAGGTAGATCAAAATACACTGACGATGCAGATCGGTGAAACTGCAACGCTGAAGGCTACTATTACGCCGGAGGCTGAGACCAATACAGTCAAGTGGAGTTCCGATAACACTGCAGTCGCAAGTGTTGATGACCATGGTGTTGTCACTGCTGCTTCTGAGGGTACAGCAACCATCACGGCAACCAGCCCGAATGGTGCTGTTGTAACAGTTGCAGTAACCGTAACAGAAAAGAAGTTCCAGTCTAAGTTTACCGATGTCCCGGCAGATGCATATTACGCAGATTCTGTCAAGTGGGCAGAACAGAATGGCGTTGCTGCCGGTACTTCTGAGACTACATTTTCTCCGGATCAGACTTGTACACGTGGTCAGATCGCTACATTTATGTATCGGGCATATGGAAACAAGGTAGTTGTAGAAGATAAGACTCCGTTTACCGATATTGCTGATGATGCATATTATGCGAATGCTGTGAAGTGGGCGTTCAAAAACGGTGTTACCGCCGGTACTTCTGCGACTACATTCTCGCCAGATGACAGCTGTACTCGTGCACAGGTAGTGCAGTTCTTGTGGAATGAAGCTGGCAATCCGGAGCCGAAGAATGTAAAGACTGCATTCACGGATGTATCGGAGGATGCGTGGTACGCAAAGGCTGTTGCTTGGGCAGCTGAGAATGATATTACTGCAGGCACTTCTGAAACTACGTTCTCTCCGAACCAGACCTGCACCCGCGCACAGATTGTGACGCTGCTGTATAACGATTTCATTCGTTAA
- a CDS encoding zinc-ribbon domain-containing protein has translation MRTGSKFCMYCGQAISEDAKFCPLCGKSQKIDRPEEIEKPVSAAVQEKAETMTYTIKNTLADVSQKVQDTDFADKAKSTAHTAKATWDRAGETKKKTERKKKSHLFEETTFEGRDAAQEFLDKNAATMKRSKLGLQVAVIASIFGVFCLMLAFDVVSIDLPIPIENAMLLICLGASLVSYVMAGGILKSIRYSFRIAIVGWCIIPIFPIDLCIGLMALMLSILAFIFVPIVSVGINYVQTKKDIEDAELFIRILQQSGSL, from the coding sequence ATGAGAACAGGAAGTAAATTCTGCATGTATTGCGGACAAGCCATCAGTGAGGACGCGAAATTTTGCCCGCTGTGCGGAAAGAGCCAGAAGATAGACCGACCGGAAGAGATAGAAAAACCGGTGTCCGCTGCCGTGCAGGAAAAAGCAGAGACCATGACGTATACGATCAAGAACACACTGGCAGATGTTTCGCAGAAAGTACAGGATACAGATTTTGCAGACAAGGCGAAATCCACGGCACATACTGCGAAAGCGACATGGGATCGTGCAGGGGAAACGAAAAAGAAAACCGAGCGAAAAAAGAAATCCCATCTGTTTGAAGAGACCACATTTGAAGGCAGGGATGCTGCACAGGAGTTTCTCGACAAGAATGCCGCAACAATGAAGCGGAGCAAGTTGGGATTACAGGTTGCTGTTATTGCATCCATCTTCGGCGTGTTTTGCCTGATGCTGGCTTTTGACGTAGTCTCGATAGATTTACCGATCCCGATAGAGAATGCGATGCTGTTGATTTGTCTGGGCGCCTCCCTTGTTTCATATGTGATGGCAGGCGGTATTTTGAAATCCATTCGCTATTCGTTTCGCATTGCTATTGTTGGATGGTGTATCATTCCGATTTTTCCGATTGATTTGTGTATCGGACTAATGGCTTTGATGCTTTCAATCCTTGCGTTTATTTTTGTTCCAATTGTCAGTGTTGGCATCAATTATGTACAGACCAAAAAAGACATCGAGGATGCGGAGCTGTTTATTCGCATTTTGCAGCAGTCGGGGAGCTTGTAA